One region of Actinomycetota bacterium genomic DNA includes:
- a CDS encoding type II toxin-antitoxin system VapB family antitoxin, producing MVKRTSMNLDQDLVRRAAGVLGTSGATETVHRALAEAVRRERLAELARQSFAELLGGKLDELRATRSWPGRSRS from the coding sequence ATGGTGAAGCGTACCAGCATGAACCTGGATCAGGACCTCGTTCGTAGGGCGGCGGGGGTGCTCGGAACGAGCGGAGCGACGGAGACGGTGCATCGGGCCCTCGCGGAGGCTGTCCGGCGGGAGCGGCTCGCCGAGCTGGCCCGACAGTCGTTTGCGGAGCTTTTGGGAGGCAAGCTCGATGAGCTCCGCGCCACCCGCTCCTGGCCGGGGCGGTCGCGATCCTGA
- a CDS encoding TIGR03086 family metal-binding protein: MSEYYELHRRAGDLLAETVKEIRDDQWHLPTPCSEWDVRDLAYHIAWNNLWVAPLCDGRNLAEVAPTVKGDVLGEDPIGVTLRTIEEASAGFERAGNETIVQLSRGPSEAWIYCGERMNDITVHNWDLARAIGVEVALDPECMERSLAYFRPYEALLRPAGELGPTVEVPEGAGLQTRYLAFFGRRADWTAP, from the coding sequence ATGAGCGAGTACTACGAGCTGCACCGCCGGGCCGGGGACCTGCTGGCCGAGACGGTGAAGGAGATCCGCGACGACCAGTGGCACCTTCCGACACCCTGCTCGGAGTGGGACGTCCGGGACCTGGCGTACCACATCGCCTGGAACAACCTGTGGGTGGCGCCGCTGTGCGACGGACGCAACCTTGCCGAGGTGGCGCCGACGGTGAAGGGAGACGTCCTGGGTGAGGACCCCATCGGCGTGACCCTTCGCACCATCGAGGAGGCCAGCGCCGGCTTCGAGCGGGCCGGGAACGAGACCATCGTGCAGCTCTCGCGGGGCCCGTCGGAAGCGTGGATCTACTGCGGGGAGCGCATGAACGACATCACGGTGCACAACTGGGACCTGGCCCGGGCTATCGGCGTGGAGGTGGCGCTCGACCCCGAGTGCATGGAGCGGTCCCTCGCGTACTTCCGGCCATACGAGGCGCTGCTGCGTCCGGCCGGCGAGCTGGGGCCCACGGTGGAGGTGCCGGAAGGCGCCGGCCTCCAGACCCGGTACCTCGCGTTCTTCGGGCGCCGGGCGGACTGGACGGCTCCGTAG
- the rsrA gene encoding mycothiol system anti-sigma-R factor, which produces MVDCNEVLREVELYLDGELPEDQSRVIAEHLLTCWPCQERADFRRALQTMVAHKCTRDAMPRTLVARIRLVIEEESGR; this is translated from the coding sequence GTGGTTGACTGCAACGAGGTGCTGAGAGAGGTCGAGCTCTACCTGGACGGGGAGCTCCCCGAGGACCAGTCCCGGGTCATCGCCGAGCACCTCCTCACCTGCTGGCCGTGCCAAGAGCGGGCCGATTTCCGCAGGGCCCTCCAGACAATGGTCGCCCACAAGTGCACCCGAGACGCCATGCCCCGCACGCTGGTCGCCCGGATCCGCCTGGTGATCGAAGAGGAATCCGGGCGCTGA
- a CDS encoding GNAT family N-acetyltransferase: MTAATGTGTAGVGVGVGVGVPTDPDPVVTDLAPATLVRALDRHGWVLSERWARIQGGFVRAQEDLLVTIVGEPVAFTNGIQGARFQPDEADGRIAEVVDVLRAHGVPATWWVGPDDSPTDLGQRLEAHGFRHDYDLPWMACGLEGFTAIRAQVPLQVQLVDGPEAQARCQEAMRVGFGMEDAELHAMARLGDAVGYAPDAPLQRFVGLVEGRAVASSGAMLGGGIAGIYSVSTAPALRGRGIGAAMTSAAMLRARELGYRVAMLGSAARALPLYRRIGFRPVCTVTMYLWEP, translated from the coding sequence GTGACCGCCGCCACCGGCACCGGCACCGCCGGCGTGGGCGTGGGCGTTGGCGTGGGCGTTCCCACGGACCCGGACCCGGTGGTCACCGACCTGGCGCCAGCGACGCTGGTCCGGGCCCTGGACCGCCACGGCTGGGTGCTGTCGGAGCGCTGGGCCCGGATCCAGGGCGGGTTCGTCCGGGCGCAGGAGGACCTGCTGGTCACCATCGTCGGCGAGCCGGTCGCCTTCACCAACGGGATCCAGGGAGCCCGGTTCCAGCCGGATGAAGCCGACGGGCGGATCGCCGAGGTCGTGGACGTCCTGCGGGCGCATGGCGTCCCGGCCACGTGGTGGGTAGGGCCGGACGATTCGCCCACAGACCTGGGCCAGCGGCTCGAGGCCCATGGCTTCCGGCACGACTACGACCTGCCGTGGATGGCGTGCGGGCTGGAGGGGTTCACCGCCATTCGGGCCCAGGTTCCGCTCCAGGTCCAACTAGTCGACGGGCCGGAGGCGCAGGCCCGGTGCCAGGAGGCCATGCGGGTGGGGTTCGGCATGGAGGACGCCGAGCTCCACGCGATGGCGCGCCTGGGCGATGCCGTGGGATACGCGCCGGACGCTCCGTTGCAGCGCTTCGTGGGCCTGGTGGAGGGTCGAGCGGTCGCCTCCTCCGGCGCGATGCTGGGCGGCGGAATCGCCGGCATCTACAGCGTGTCGACCGCCCCGGCGCTCCGGGGACGGGGGATCGGCGCCGCCATGACCTCGGCGGCGATGCTCCGGGCCCGAGAGCTCGGGTACCGCGTGGCCATGCTCGGGTCGGCCGCACGGGCCCTCCCTTTGTACCGGCGGATCGGGTTCCGTCCCGTGTGCACCGTGACCATGTACCTGTGGGAGCCCTGA
- a CDS encoding Type 1 glutamine amidotransferase-like domain-containing protein, whose translation MSLFALLGSGEFLPWTDEVDRFLLERTTGDGTVLILPTASAPEGDRVFNRWGDLGLAHLEEGGISSEVLPLKVREDAERPELVEKVIRSSVVYFSGGNPAHLAETLEGTPFWNAILDGLDRGLAYAGCSAGIACLGDVAPDSTSNDPTSAHFWRPGLGLFPKLYFGPHWDALDVHVPGLRASIVAAIPHDCRLLAIDEDTAVVGDGTDWHIFGKGGAAIMEAGKWTEFPSGASFTAHLEHHPPRS comes from the coding sequence GTGAGCCTGTTCGCCCTGCTCGGATCCGGCGAGTTCCTGCCGTGGACCGACGAGGTGGATCGCTTCCTGCTGGAGCGAACCACCGGCGACGGCACGGTGCTCATCCTGCCCACCGCCAGCGCGCCCGAAGGGGACCGCGTGTTCAACCGGTGGGGGGACCTCGGGCTGGCCCACCTCGAGGAAGGCGGCATCTCCTCGGAGGTGCTGCCGCTGAAGGTCCGGGAGGACGCCGAGCGCCCGGAGCTGGTGGAGAAGGTGATCCGGTCGTCGGTGGTGTACTTCTCCGGCGGCAATCCGGCCCATCTCGCCGAGACGCTCGAGGGGACGCCCTTCTGGAACGCGATCCTCGATGGTCTGGACCGGGGACTGGCCTACGCCGGGTGCAGCGCCGGCATCGCCTGCCTGGGCGACGTGGCGCCGGACAGCACGTCCAACGACCCCACCAGCGCGCATTTCTGGCGGCCCGGCCTGGGGCTGTTCCCGAAGCTGTACTTCGGGCCGCACTGGGACGCGCTCGACGTCCACGTCCCGGGGCTGCGTGCCTCCATCGTGGCCGCCATCCCGCACGACTGCCGGCTGCTGGCCATCGACGAGGACACCGCCGTGGTCGGCGACGGGACCGACTGGCACATTTTCGGCAAGGGCGGAGCGGCGATCATGGAGGCCGGGAAATGGACGGAGTTCCCGTCGGGCGCCTCATTCACCGCCCACCTGGAGCACCACCCGCCCCGGAGCTGA
- a CDS encoding acyl-CoA carboxylase subunit beta: MSEPTEGAAEPREYVPTLVYSGPDMPGHVEQLRERKARFREMGGPERVARQHEQGKLTVRERLDLLFDPGTFGEFSLLAHHQSQAPSMQGKLTPGDGVVTGVGRIDGRRVAVIAYDFTVMAGSMGMVGELKASRMRELALRERIPIVWLVDSAGARIQEAAGSMFARTGDLFREQVHMSGVVPQVAAMMGPGAAGTAYIPGLADFVPMVKGTSNMALGGPHLVKAAVGEDVTAEEMGGSAVHCKISGVADLEVADDRECIEVVRKYLGYFPSSNREKPPVVAEPADPLDRSCDALLDIVPANPRQAYDVRKVIREIVDDGDFFPMKPEWARNLVTGFARFAGRPAGIVANQPMFLGGALDVNGADKAARFVWLCDAFSIPLVFLMDCPGFLVGSAVEKQGIIRHGAKMLFAVAEATVPKVTVVLRKGYGAGYYVMNGRAYEPDYIAGWPTAEISVMGPEGAVNIIFRKQIEAAGDQDAQDTMRNQMAQTVREQINAYIAAGWSFLDDLIEPQATRAAIVRGLDIGETKTVERPWRKHGVLPV; encoded by the coding sequence ATGAGCGAGCCCACCGAGGGCGCCGCCGAGCCGCGGGAGTACGTTCCCACCCTGGTCTACTCCGGTCCCGACATGCCCGGGCACGTCGAGCAGCTCCGGGAACGCAAGGCCAGGTTCCGGGAGATGGGCGGCCCAGAGCGGGTCGCCCGCCAGCACGAGCAGGGGAAGCTCACCGTCCGCGAGCGGCTGGACCTGTTGTTCGACCCCGGAACCTTCGGCGAGTTCTCGTTGCTGGCCCACCACCAGTCGCAGGCCCCGTCCATGCAGGGGAAGCTCACGCCGGGCGACGGGGTGGTGACCGGTGTGGGGCGGATCGACGGACGGCGGGTGGCGGTGATCGCGTATGACTTCACCGTCATGGCCGGGTCCATGGGCATGGTGGGGGAGCTGAAGGCTTCCCGGATGCGCGAGCTGGCCCTGCGCGAGCGTATCCCGATCGTGTGGCTGGTGGACTCGGCGGGGGCGCGGATTCAGGAGGCGGCCGGTTCCATGTTCGCCCGGACCGGCGACCTGTTCCGCGAGCAGGTGCACATGTCCGGGGTCGTGCCGCAGGTCGCCGCCATGATGGGCCCGGGCGCGGCCGGCACGGCGTACATCCCCGGGTTGGCCGACTTCGTGCCCATGGTGAAGGGAACCTCGAACATGGCCCTGGGCGGACCGCACCTGGTCAAGGCGGCGGTGGGCGAGGACGTCACCGCGGAGGAGATGGGCGGGTCGGCGGTGCACTGCAAGATCTCCGGCGTGGCCGACCTGGAGGTGGCCGACGACCGGGAGTGCATCGAGGTGGTGCGGAAGTACCTCGGCTACTTTCCGTCCTCGAACCGGGAGAAGCCACCCGTGGTGGCGGAGCCGGCGGACCCGCTCGACCGGTCCTGTGACGCCCTGCTCGACATCGTCCCGGCCAACCCCCGGCAGGCCTACGACGTCCGCAAGGTCATCCGGGAGATCGTGGACGACGGCGACTTCTTCCCCATGAAGCCCGAATGGGCCCGGAACCTGGTCACGGGGTTCGCCCGCTTCGCCGGCCGCCCGGCCGGGATCGTGGCGAACCAGCCCATGTTCCTGGGGGGCGCCCTCGACGTGAACGGGGCGGACAAGGCCGCGCGGTTCGTGTGGCTGTGCGACGCGTTCTCCATCCCGTTGGTGTTCCTGATGGACTGCCCGGGGTTCCTGGTCGGGTCGGCGGTGGAGAAGCAGGGGATCATCCGCCACGGCGCCAAGATGCTGTTCGCCGTGGCCGAGGCCACCGTGCCCAAGGTCACGGTGGTGCTCCGCAAGGGCTACGGCGCCGGCTACTACGTGATGAACGGGCGAGCCTACGAGCCCGACTACATCGCGGGGTGGCCCACGGCGGAGATCTCGGTGATGGGGCCGGAGGGCGCCGTGAACATCATCTTCCGCAAGCAGATCGAGGCCGCGGGGGACCAGGACGCGCAGGACACGATGCGGAACCAGATGGCGCAGACGGTGCGGGAGCAGATCAACGCGTACATCGCTGCGGGCTGGTCCTTCCTGGACGACCTCATCGAGCCCCAGGCGACCCGCGCGGCCATCGTCCGGGGCCTGGACATCGGCGAGACCAAGACGGTCGAGCGGCCGTGGCGCAAGCACGGCGTGCTGCCGGTGTGA
- a CDS encoding PIN domain-containing protein, whose protein sequence is MELADTSAWTNREKNPELRTAFDALVEVGEIATCAMVRLELLWTARDLDAFVALRERLDALLYVPIGEPVWERATDIFGLLASRGPLHHRQVKLPDLLIAAAAELAALPLLHYDRDFEVIAGVTGQPLRAIAPLGSL, encoded by the coding sequence ATGGAGCTTGCCGACACGAGCGCCTGGACCAATCGCGAGAAGAATCCCGAACTCCGCACCGCTTTCGACGCTCTGGTGGAGGTCGGCGAGATCGCCACCTGCGCGATGGTTCGGCTGGAGCTCCTGTGGACCGCTCGGGACCTGGATGCGTTCGTTGCGCTTCGCGAGCGCCTCGACGCCCTCTTGTACGTTCCCATCGGCGAACCCGTGTGGGAACGCGCCACCGACATCTTCGGCCTGCTCGCCTCCCGTGGTCCTCTCCATCACCGGCAGGTCAAGTTGCCGGACCTCCTGATCGCAGCGGCGGCGGAGCTCGCCGCCCTTCCCCTGCTCCACTACGACCGGGACTTCGAGGTCATCGCGGGGGTCACGGGCCAGCCTCTCCGCGCCATCGCCCCGCTCGGCTCGCTGTAG
- a CDS encoding patatin-like protein, which produces MASGPLDPASTPTRVDPVREIRFAVVMYGGVSLAVYINGVAQELFHMVRATAPADPAAPGSTALVPDDKLTGSEAAYRDVARILTRRLIDVEPYDRTPPLAVRFVVDILSGSSAGGINAVFLGKALANDQPLAPLEALWVDEGDIAKLLNDKGSRGDRVPLPVQSPPRSLLNSRRMYWELLQALDMMDGKEPAAVSPYVRELDVWITTTDLRGLVLPIRLANTVAYERRYRNVFHFRHDPGDAVRPARTDFEPDNDPILAFAARCTSAFPFAFEPMRLVDVDDLLDRYERRPGARRWDRSDSPRWEAYYGDYVPGPGEPALRNPFPVRSMADGGALDNKPFSWATDTLLTRRADVTVDRKLIYVEPDPGQPELERESGDQLDAIQNIQLQGMTLPRAETIRDDIQRVVDRNRTIERIARILRSVDADVAPRAEPEPGDWGTLGLAALVRERGSAYSGYHKLKVATVTDDLADLVSSVAGFRLESDEPTAVRYLVRSWRDGAFAYDPGPDDTVESFNAFLVRYDLRHRLRRLAFLQRKADDLFELDPQATQVLASREDAADRVLELMADAGRRRAFRDELLSIKGGINAIQGGLLALDEAMRRRGDLSPVWPAVRDTGISSSLLRTLLAQPTDLDRRAFAARVVGENREAFEALASATAKAFAEGAEVRLPDGTTAFVEGTVEARSRLDAVLGGEGPGSGQGPGPEAAREALSLYAAWFDDYDMVAFPIAYGSDAGETDVVEIFRVSPGDATNLVDERAMDKRKLAGFRYGHFGAFLDRGWRQNDIMWGRLDGAEILIKALLPEPSPERDALVDRAQLAVVQEARGPDWDLARFRAAYPIEPHLEPEPTIHAAGRAAHIVGNLMKGISQARGLLTSPVAWLARLGALIGGLVEVALPGSARHLVFKHLLSLLYAFEALLIAGGIVLGSAPVARLGWIALGITVLVRMIVLVLHDVMEGKGPWRAALRGGVVVLVLAVVALAVSGGFHIGHDVKDIWHSVKDRVSSWL; this is translated from the coding sequence ATGGCGTCCGGACCGCTCGACCCCGCAAGCACCCCGACCCGCGTGGACCCGGTGAGGGAGATCCGGTTCGCCGTCGTCATGTACGGCGGGGTATCGCTGGCCGTCTACATCAACGGCGTCGCTCAGGAGCTGTTCCACATGGTCCGCGCCACCGCCCCGGCGGACCCGGCGGCGCCCGGCTCCACCGCCCTGGTCCCCGACGACAAGCTCACCGGGTCCGAGGCCGCCTATCGCGACGTGGCCCGGATCCTCACCCGTCGGCTCATCGACGTCGAGCCGTACGATCGGACCCCGCCGCTCGCCGTCCGGTTCGTGGTGGACATCCTCTCCGGCAGCTCGGCCGGGGGCATCAACGCCGTGTTCCTGGGAAAGGCGCTCGCCAACGACCAGCCCCTCGCCCCGCTCGAGGCGCTGTGGGTGGACGAGGGCGACATCGCGAAGCTGCTGAACGACAAGGGTTCCAGGGGCGACCGGGTCCCGCTGCCCGTGCAATCGCCGCCCCGGTCGCTGCTGAACAGCCGGCGGATGTACTGGGAGCTGCTGCAGGCCCTCGACATGATGGATGGCAAGGAGCCCGCGGCCGTCTCGCCGTATGTGCGGGAGCTGGACGTGTGGATCACCACCACGGACCTGCGGGGGCTGGTCCTCCCCATCCGGCTGGCCAACACCGTCGCCTACGAGCGCCGGTACCGCAACGTGTTCCACTTCCGCCACGATCCGGGCGACGCGGTGCGGCCGGCCCGGACGGACTTCGAACCGGACAACGACCCCATCCTCGCGTTCGCGGCCCGGTGCACGTCGGCGTTCCCGTTCGCCTTCGAACCAATGCGGCTGGTCGACGTCGACGACCTCCTCGATCGCTACGAGCGGCGGCCGGGGGCGCGGAGATGGGATCGCTCGGACTCGCCCCGGTGGGAGGCCTACTACGGAGACTACGTCCCCGGCCCGGGCGAACCGGCGCTCCGGAACCCCTTCCCGGTCCGGTCCATGGCAGACGGCGGAGCCCTCGACAACAAGCCGTTCTCGTGGGCCACCGACACGCTGCTCACGCGGCGAGCCGACGTCACCGTGGACCGCAAGCTGATCTACGTCGAGCCTGATCCCGGCCAGCCCGAGCTCGAGAGGGAATCCGGCGATCAGCTGGACGCGATCCAGAACATCCAGCTCCAGGGGATGACGCTGCCCCGCGCGGAGACCATCCGGGACGACATCCAGCGCGTGGTCGATCGCAACCGGACCATCGAGCGCATCGCCCGCATCCTGCGGTCGGTGGACGCCGACGTGGCTCCCCGTGCGGAACCGGAGCCCGGGGACTGGGGAACGCTCGGGCTGGCCGCCCTGGTCCGGGAGCGGGGGTCGGCCTACAGCGGGTACCACAAGCTCAAGGTGGCCACGGTCACCGACGACCTGGCCGACCTGGTGTCGTCCGTGGCGGGGTTCCGCCTGGAATCCGACGAGCCGACGGCGGTGCGCTACCTGGTTCGATCCTGGCGGGACGGCGCCTTCGCCTACGATCCCGGGCCCGACGACACGGTGGAGTCGTTCAACGCGTTCCTGGTCCGGTACGACCTCCGCCACCGGCTCCGCCGGCTGGCCTTCCTCCAACGGAAGGCGGACGACCTGTTCGAGCTGGACCCCCAGGCCACCCAGGTCCTCGCCTCGCGCGAGGATGCCGCGGACCGTGTCCTCGAGCTCATGGCCGACGCCGGGAGGCGCCGAGCGTTTCGGGACGAGCTCCTGTCCATCAAGGGCGGAATCAATGCGATCCAGGGTGGGCTGCTCGCGCTGGACGAGGCGATGCGCCGCCGAGGCGACCTGAGCCCGGTGTGGCCGGCCGTCCGGGACACCGGCATCAGCTCCTCTCTGCTACGAACCCTTCTCGCGCAGCCCACCGACCTCGACCGGCGCGCGTTCGCCGCCCGAGTGGTCGGGGAGAACCGGGAGGCGTTCGAGGCCCTGGCCTCCGCCACCGCGAAGGCGTTCGCCGAGGGCGCCGAGGTCCGCCTCCCCGACGGCACCACCGCGTTCGTCGAGGGGACGGTGGAGGCCCGGTCCCGGCTCGACGCCGTCCTCGGCGGCGAGGGGCCGGGGTCCGGCCAGGGGCCCGGCCCCGAGGCGGCACGGGAGGCCCTCTCCCTGTATGCGGCCTGGTTCGACGACTACGACATGGTGGCGTTCCCCATCGCCTACGGAAGCGACGCCGGCGAGACGGACGTCGTCGAGATCTTCCGGGTGAGCCCTGGGGACGCCACCAACCTGGTGGACGAACGCGCCATGGACAAGCGGAAGCTGGCCGGGTTCCGCTACGGCCACTTCGGGGCGTTCCTCGATCGGGGGTGGCGCCAGAACGACATCATGTGGGGTCGCCTGGACGGCGCCGAGATCCTGATCAAGGCCCTGCTTCCGGAGCCCTCACCCGAACGGGACGCGCTGGTGGACCGGGCGCAGCTGGCCGTCGTGCAGGAGGCGCGGGGCCCCGACTGGGACCTGGCCAGGTTCCGGGCGGCCTACCCCATCGAGCCCCACCTCGAACCCGAACCGACCATCCACGCGGCCGGGCGAGCCGCGCACATCGTGGGGAACCTGATGAAGGGGATCAGCCAGGCCCGGGGGCTCCTGACCAGCCCCGTGGCCTGGTTGGCGAGGCTGGGGGCGCTGATCGGGGGCCTGGTCGAGGTGGCCCTCCCGGGCAGCGCCAGGCACCTGGTCTTCAAGCATCTCCTCAGCCTGCTGTATGCCTTCGAGGCCCTGCTGATCGCGGGCGGGATCGTGCTCGGCTCTGCCCCCGTGGCCCGGCTGGGATGGATCGCGCTCGGCATCACCGTGCTGGTCCGCATGATCGTGCTCGTGCTCCACGACGTCATGGAGGGGAAAGGACCGTGGAGGGCCGCGCTTCGAGGCGGCGTGGTGGTGCTGGTGCTGGCGGTGGTGGCCCTGGCCGTCTCCGGGGGCTTCCACATCGGCCACGACGTGAAGGACATCTGGCACTCGGTCAAGGACCGCGTGAGCAGCTGGCTCTGA
- a CDS encoding aminotransferase class I/II-fold pyridoxal phosphate-dependent enzyme, with protein sequence MRVVTPRLSPRIAPVIEVLQPLLGMFIEAQSLIEKAGPDLCDFMAGNPQELAMPAYVEALQKWAEPERRDWFAYVQSDPNAQQVVAAYLREQQGLEFEPEDVTMTNAAIGALAVVLRTIAGDGDEVIMVSPPHFLYEPLIRAAGAEAVRVKVHPETFDLDPEDVRAAITPRTRAMILNSPHNPTGRIFPAETLESLGRVLSEASERHGTIYLLSDEAYSRILFDGRTFVPPAAHYPNTFVIYSYGKQLLAPGQRIGFIAMPPTMPERKELMLPLMAAQLITGWAWPNALLQHALPDLDPLSVDMERLQWRRDRIVEALRDMGYRLHVPEATFYLLVESPLEDDWAFFRSLAEESVLVLPGTMLELPGTFRISLTASDDMVERSLPAFARAIKRAQE encoded by the coding sequence ATGCGGGTCGTGACCCCCCGCCTGTCTCCGCGCATCGCCCCCGTCATCGAGGTGCTCCAGCCGCTGCTGGGCATGTTCATCGAGGCGCAGAGCCTCATCGAAAAGGCCGGCCCGGATCTCTGCGACTTCATGGCCGGCAATCCGCAGGAGCTGGCCATGCCGGCGTACGTGGAGGCGCTCCAGAAGTGGGCGGAGCCCGAGCGGCGGGACTGGTTCGCCTACGTCCAGAGCGACCCCAACGCCCAGCAGGTCGTGGCGGCCTACCTCCGGGAGCAGCAGGGCCTCGAGTTCGAACCCGAGGACGTCACCATGACCAACGCCGCAATCGGAGCCCTGGCGGTGGTCCTGCGAACCATCGCCGGCGACGGCGACGAGGTCATCATGGTGAGCCCGCCGCATTTCCTGTACGAGCCGCTCATCCGGGCGGCGGGAGCGGAAGCCGTCCGGGTGAAGGTCCACCCGGAGACCTTCGACCTGGACCCGGAGGACGTGCGGGCGGCGATCACGCCCCGGACCCGGGCCATGATCCTGAACTCCCCGCACAATCCGACCGGACGGATCTTCCCGGCGGAAACGTTGGAGAGCCTGGGCCGGGTCCTGTCCGAGGCCTCGGAGCGGCACGGCACGATCTACCTGCTGTCGGACGAGGCGTACAGCCGGATCCTGTTCGACGGCCGGACCTTCGTCCCGCCGGCGGCGCACTATCCCAACACGTTCGTGATCTACAGCTACGGCAAGCAACTGCTGGCGCCGGGCCAGCGCATCGGCTTCATCGCCATGCCGCCGACGATGCCGGAACGTAAGGAGCTGATGCTGCCGCTGATGGCGGCTCAGCTGATCACTGGGTGGGCCTGGCCCAACGCGCTGCTCCAGCACGCGCTGCCCGACCTGGACCCGCTTTCGGTCGACATGGAGAGGCTCCAGTGGCGGCGTGATCGCATCGTGGAGGCCCTCCGGGACATGGGGTACCGGCTGCACGTCCCCGAGGCGACCTTCTACCTGCTGGTCGAATCGCCGCTGGAGGACGACTGGGCGTTCTTCCGGTCGCTGGCCGAGGAGTCCGTGCTGGTGCTTCCGGGGACCATGCTGGAGCTGCCGGGCACGTTCCGGATCTCCCTCACCGCGAGCGACGACATGGTCGAGCGGTCGCTCCCCGCGTTCGCCCGAGCCATCAAGCGCGCGCAGGAGTAG
- a CDS encoding PIG-L family deacetylase, giving the protein MTEEDRAVPRLGTVLGVWAHPDDETYLTAGLMALGVQQGSRVVCVTATRGEEGSWDEERWPTATLGAVREQELLRSLEILGVRDHRFLDYHDGTCAQADAGEATVKVQAVMEEVQPDSVFTFGPDGMTNHPDHKSVCAWTTEAFERAGKPGARLYYATMTPEWAETFVERMNRFNVFMGPDVPPVTPRGELAILYELPADALDLKLRAIEAHVSQVEGMLNAFGQDFFREAHREEFFRLAAERPA; this is encoded by the coding sequence ATGACCGAGGAGGATCGCGCCGTCCCGCGCCTCGGGACCGTGCTCGGGGTGTGGGCGCATCCCGACGACGAGACCTACCTCACCGCGGGGCTGATGGCGCTGGGGGTACAGCAGGGAAGTCGTGTGGTGTGCGTGACGGCGACCCGGGGCGAGGAGGGGTCGTGGGACGAGGAGCGGTGGCCCACCGCGACCCTCGGCGCGGTCCGCGAGCAGGAGCTGCTGCGGTCCCTGGAGATCCTCGGCGTCCGCGACCACCGGTTCCTGGACTACCACGACGGGACGTGCGCGCAGGCGGATGCCGGTGAGGCCACGGTGAAGGTCCAGGCCGTCATGGAGGAGGTCCAGCCCGATTCGGTGTTCACGTTCGGGCCGGACGGCATGACCAACCATCCCGACCACAAGTCCGTGTGCGCGTGGACCACCGAGGCGTTCGAGCGGGCCGGGAAGCCGGGGGCGCGGCTGTACTACGCGACCATGACGCCGGAGTGGGCGGAGACGTTCGTTGAACGGATGAATCGGTTCAACGTGTTCATGGGCCCGGACGTCCCGCCGGTCACGCCGCGGGGCGAGCTGGCCATCCTGTACGAGCTGCCGGCGGATGCCCTCGACCTGAAGCTCCGGGCCATCGAGGCCCACGTGAGCCAGGTCGAAGGGATGCTGAACGCGTTCGGGCAGGACTTCTTCCGGGAAGCGCATCGTGAGGAGTTCTTCCGCCTGGCCGCGGAGCGCCCCGCGTGA
- a CDS encoding enoyl-CoA hydratase-related protein → MTDQVLFELRGPAAWVTIDRPERRNALSPGVIDGLLEGLRRAAADEGAAAVVITGAGDAAFCAGGDVGGFGEDTAESAPAAIVRLLDALWHHPKPTIARVNGTALGGGFGLMLGCDLAVAADDIEVGMPEINLGLWPHVITAVVQRTVPRRIALELMLTGRRVGADEAFRWGMVNRVVPRAELDGVVAELVDALASKSPAILRLGKRSFTGAEDKAFGQALQHLKEMLAANLEEPDLAEGVSAFLQKRKPEWKGR, encoded by the coding sequence ATGACGGACCAGGTCCTGTTCGAGCTCCGCGGCCCGGCGGCGTGGGTGACCATCGACCGACCGGAGCGGCGCAATGCGCTGTCGCCCGGTGTGATCGACGGGCTGCTGGAAGGGCTGCGGCGGGCCGCGGCTGACGAGGGTGCGGCGGCCGTGGTGATCACGGGAGCGGGCGACGCGGCGTTCTGCGCGGGCGGCGACGTCGGGGGGTTCGGCGAGGACACGGCGGAGTCGGCTCCCGCGGCCATCGTCCGTCTCCTGGACGCGCTGTGGCACCATCCCAAGCCCACCATCGCCAGGGTGAACGGCACCGCGCTGGGGGGCGGGTTCGGCCTCATGCTCGGATGCGACCTCGCCGTGGCCGCCGACGACATCGAGGTCGGGATGCCGGAGATCAACCTGGGGCTGTGGCCGCACGTGATCACGGCGGTGGTCCAGCGAACCGTTCCCCGGCGGATCGCGCTCGAGCTGATGCTGACCGGCCGACGGGTGGGTGCCGACGAGGCCTTTCGGTGGGGCATGGTGAACCGGGTGGTCCCGCGGGCCGAGCTCGACGGGGTCGTCGCGGAGCTGGTCGACGCGCTCGCCTCCAAGAGCCCGGCCATCCTCCGCCTCGGCAAGCGGTCGTTCACCGGCGCCGAGGACAAAGCCTTCGGCCAGGCCCTCCAGCACCTCAAGGAGATGCTGGCCGCGAACCTGGAGGAGCCCGATCTGGCCGAAGGCGTCAGCGCGTTCCTCCAGAAGCGCAAGCCCGAGTGGAAGGGCCGCTGA